One window of Penaeus chinensis breed Huanghai No. 1 chromosome 34, ASM1920278v2, whole genome shotgun sequence genomic DNA carries:
- the LOC125043928 gene encoding phosphatidate cytidylyltransferase, photoreceptor-specific-like yields the protein MAASEEEPVVRQRVAEGDKSEQVSPGSEVESDDDRLPEQHLEDRTKAIPQGTDQEPNFLHTVLAPLPPRWRNWVIRGIFTWLMIGLFCVIIYVGPLALMFTTLLVQVWCFKEIINIGYSVYRMHGLPWFRSLSWWFLITSNYFFYGESLVADYFSVIFSKSDFMRWLIVYHRFTSFTMYIIGFVWFVLSLKKRYYMRQFSLFAWTHVALLIVVTQSYLIIINIFHGMIWFIVPVSMIVINDVMAYMFGFFFGKTPLIQLSPKKTWEGFIGGGFSTIIMGMLLSYLLCQYPFFVCPVEYSEAEDSFKYDCDPSPIFRPQEYSLPETMANFSALLGWKKTVTMYPFVLHSVALSLFSSVIGPFGGFFASGFKRAFKIKDFGDVIPGHGGMMDRFDCQYLMASFVNVYIMTFISETSPQKLLQKVYFLKPEQQLQLYKLLQDSLIARGILQP from the exons gtTTCACCAGGCTCCGAAGTAGAGTCAGATGATGATCGGTTACCAGAGCAACATTTAGAAGATCGGACAAAGGCAATCCCTCAAGGGACAGACCAAGAACCGAACTTCCTGCACACTGTGCTCGCTCCATTGCCACCAAg ATGGCGAAATTGGGTGATTCGTGGCATCTTCACATGGCTTATGATTGGCCTGTTTTGCGTGATCATCTATGTTGGACCATTGGCACTGATGTTCACA ACATTGCTGGTGCAAGTGTGGTGCTTCAAAGAGATCATCAACATCGGCTACTCTGTTTACCGCATGCATGGCCTTCCTTGGTTTAGATCTCTCTCATGGTGGTTCCTTATAACCAGCAACTATTTCTTCTACGGAGAATCACTAGTGGCTGATTACTTCAGTGTTATCTTTTCCAAAAGT GATTTCATGCGCTGGCTGATTGTCTACCATCGTTTTACGTCATTCACCATGTACATCATTggctttgtttggtttgttttatcCCTCAAGAAGAGGTACTACATGCGCCAGTTCTCCTTGTTTGCTTGGACACACGTGGCCCTGCTGATAGTTGTGACTCAGAgctatctcatcatcatcaacatcttccaCGGCATGATCTGGTTCATTGTCCCCGTTTCCATGATTGTCATTAACGACGTCATGGCCTACATGTTTGGGTTCTTCTTCGGCAAGACGCCACTGATTCAACTGAGCCCAAAGAAGACCTGGGAAGGTTTCATTGGCGGCGGCTTTTCAACGATTATCATGGGCATGCTG CTGTCATACTTGCTCTGTCAGTACCCCTTCTTTGTCTGCCCCGTGGAATACAGTGAGGCCGAAGATAGTTTCAAGTATGATTGTGACCCATCGCCAATCTTCCGACCTCAGGAGTACAGCTTGCCAGAAACAATGGCCAATTTTTCAGCACTG CTTGGATGGAAGAAAACAGTCACAATGTATCCATTTGTGCTTCATTCGGTTGCACTGTCGTTGTTCAGCAGCGTCATAGGTCCATTTGGTGGATTCTTTGCCAGCGGATTCAAGCGAGCCTTCAAGATTAAG GACTTCGGTGATGTGATCCCAGGACATGGCGGGATGATGGATCGGTTTGATTGCCAGTACTTGATGGCCAGTTTCGTCAATGTGTACATCATGACATTTATTTCTGAGACATCTCCTCAGAAGCTATTACAAAag GTGTATTTCCTGAAGCCTGAACAACAGCTACAATTATACAAGCTCCTTCAAGACTCCCTAATTGCGCGAGGAATTCTGCAACCTTGA